The sequence ataatactccGATCCTAAAATTAGAATGCACTGAATTTGGAAATAATAGGATCCCAGATGCTCATCAACTTCTTTCGTTTGTTGTCAAACGTATCTGCTTCTGCAATTTGGTGCTCATCCAACCACTCCATAGCAGATTTGAACTCGTCTTGTATTTTCTTGGAGTCGGCAGCTGATAAGTTGAAAGCATGTTTTTTGGTAAAATAAGTAGCTCTTGTCCCATACACATAATTTTCAAGAGAATTCTTTGCCGCAAATTTCTTCTTAAGCTCCTCGTCGTCTAACTTAAATCTCTCTGCTTCCTCCAACATTCTCTTAATATCAATATTGGACAGCATGCCTTTAACGTTGCTGATGGTGATGCTGTTTTTCTCGCCAGTGGTTTTATCTTCAGCAGACACATTTAAGATACCATTAGCATCGATATCAAAGCACAATTTCAATTTAGGGACATACCTCAGAGCAGGAGGAATGTGAGACAAACAAAATTTACCCAATAGAAAGTTGTCGCTTACTCTAGGTCTTTCACCCTCATACACTGACAACAACACGCTAGTTTGGTTATCATAAAGAGTGGTCAATCCACGTTCTTTCTTAGTAGGAATTGTAGTATTTCTGGGCACGATTACGCACATTTCACCCCCATTAGCTGAGACACCAAGAGATAGAGGGGTGACATCCCATAACACCAGTTCTTGAATCTCTTGATTACCTCGGCCAGTCAAAATTGCCGCTTGAACTGCTGCACCGTAGGCTACGGCCTCGTCAGGGTGAATGCTTTTGCACAACTCCTTCCCATCGAAGAAATCTTGAAGCATTTGTTGTACCTTTGGTATTCTAGTGGATCCACCAACAAGCACCACATCATGGATTCTCTTTTTTTCTATCTTACTATCATTCAAACATTTCTCAACATCCTTAATGCATTCCTCAAACAAATCCATGTTGAGCTCCTCGAATTTGGCTCGTGTAATTGTCGAGTGAAAATCAATTCCATCGTACAAGCCATCGATCCCTATAGTTGTCTGTGCGGTAAAAGATAGATTCCTTTTCGCCCTCTCACAACCAGTTCTCAACCTTCTCAACGCTCGGGGGTTGTTACTCATGTCCCTTTTGTGCTTTCTCTTGAATTCTTCAACAAAATGGTTCACCATTCTACTGTCAAAATCCTCTCCTCCAAGGTGAGTGTTGCCCGCAGTCGATTTAACCTTAAAAACACTCTTCACCATCGTGAGAAGAGAGACATCAAAAGTGCCACCACCAAGGTCAAAGATAAGCACATTCCTTTCTGTGTGGCTGCAAGAAATTTTGTCGAGGCCATAAGCAATGGCCGCAGCAGTTGGTTCGACAATGATACGCAAGACATTGAGACCAGAAATGATTCCGGCATCCATGGTCGCCCGTCTCTGAGAATCATTGAAGTAGGCAGGTACAGTAATAACTGCACTTTTAACCGTAGATCCAAGAAAAGCTTCTGCGATTTCCTTCATCTTGCTGAGGACCATTGAAGAAATCTGTTCAGCTGCAAATTGTTTCTCTTCACCTTTATAGTTAACAACAATCATGGGCTTATCATCATGAGAAACGACTTTGAATGGCCAAAGCTTCAAATCTTTCTGAACCACACTATCACTGAATCTTCTACCAATCAATCTCTTTGCATCTGTAAAGTATATTATATATTGAGAGACCATGTGAATAAGTCTACATATATATTATCATtaatatgaaatatatatatattcttaacAATGATGtccctttaaaaaaataaagataaaatcatgcaatgatGTGAAAGTTGTTATACGTACTGTCACATATTAATTTCActctaaaaaaataaagataaaatcatgcatCTATAGAAACGAAGGGCCAAAAACCACCAAAATTCAAAGTTGTTGATTCCATGATTTCTACTTCAATAGAATGGAACAGAACAATTGGTCAGAATATTAATAGCATCTTACCAAAAACAGTGTTGGTGGGGTTGAAGGCAGCAAGATTCTTGGCGGCATCGCCGATGAGACGTTCGGTTTCATTGAAATATACACAAGAGGGCGTGATGCGGTTGCCCTGATCGTTGGGTATGACCTCCACACGATTCTGTTGCCACACGGCTACGCATGAATAAGTGGTGCCCAAATCAATTCCAACAGCTGCGTTTTCTCCAGACATGGTTGAAAAGAGTTCAAAACTTGGTTTTTAGGGGACTTCTCTTGATCGATGCGCCTTATATCTTCGATACTACGACGGAAACGAATTTCATGTGTGTACGACAACAGAGTTTGTCTATAAAAATATGCTTTACCTGTGTTGTTTTTGTATTTTGGATAGAAGATTTGAAATCCATTAAGGATACTTTGTagaatatttatcaaatttgtTTTCAATCTTTCCGCAAGTTCtcttatcaaaatattttattcctattAAAACTTATTATTTCTAATATTGCCACCATTACAATTGAAAGTTCGATTTATGTATGGTTGGAACAAGGGCCGTTTCCTTTCactagatttttaaaaaaataagtgttttttttttaagttggcttttaaaaacactttttaaaataaaagcagaaataattttgtgtttggataaatatattgaaagtatttttttaaacttgagttttaaaaaaaGCATTTGAAAAGCTATAAATATatgcttttaaaagcacttaaaatttatccaaacatATTTGAGTAaataaaaacacttttttttatttaaaaaaaatattttttcttaattGTCTATTGAAACAAAACGGGCTCTAACAGACATCACAATAATTAATTGACACATAAATACACatactagttttttttttttttttgccacaCAATGCGtgaatacatttttttttcgtGTTGTGTaatcaaaaaaattaatggatttatattaaaattttaaaaatagatgGATTAGTGTTTTAATACTTTTTATAAATTCTTCCAGTCGTAACAGATTCATGTGATCCATAAAAAATAGAATTAAAtgggttttttttaatttaaaaatgaaatttatcaattttttaagttgaaaataaaattcaaattttgaaattgaaatgaTAGAAGATAATAGATATACAATACAATAAAAATGCAAATTAGAGACCGAAAAATCGGCCTCTAATCGAGAATTGAGACCGATTAGCGACTGATTTTATCAGTCTCAATAATCATGGTCGCTAATTGTTGGTGACTTGCATCAAAATCGGTCTCTAATTTAATTACCGAAATTTTATAATCGGTCTCTATTTTAAATAGAGACCGATATTCTTTTATCGGTCGCTAAACTAGATACCGATCATCTCTAATTTAATTTACATATCTAAATTAGAGACCGATTTTCCAAAACCAGTCTCTATTAATAAAGTAGTCCTCCTAATCTTTCTCCTTATTTAGAGCAATGCAAAAACAATCACAACACAATATACATAATTAATCAATATCATACAAAAAGCACAACTTAATATGAACATCAATATAAAATATCTCACAACACGATATTTACACGAACTattcaagtatgaaatatcccaaaaaaaaatgttatttcATTCTACAAAATGTTTATATTGTTATGATAGCCTCATAAGAGTTACTTTGTAGAATACTAGTATCTCACCCGTGCGATGCATGAGATGTTATTTTatacaattaataataaaaatttaaatgttatatatgatgatatAATCTTTCTATATTATTATAGCAGAGAACCTTTGATTAACCAATATCGTTACTTTTTaaattcaattaatttttgTGCGTCCAAATATATGTgaacatttacataaatgatatatatgttaatgtactaattttcaatttaaaatttgaaatttaatggTATGTTATCACTACTTTTTAATCTcagttaatttttgaaatttaatggTATGTTATCACTACTTTTTAATCTCAGTTAATTTTTTGTGTCAGTGACAATTTTCATAAATGCTATACATGATGATATACCAATATTtggttcaaaatttaaaatttgataggATGTCATCACTAATATTTAATTTCAGTTAATTTTTTTGTGTTCATATTAATGTGAAAATTTCTATAAATCTATATATGATCATAATGTATCAATTttcagttcaaaatttgaaatatgaTCGAATGTTATCATTACTTTTAATTTGAGTTCATTTTTTGTttccacacacacatatatgtatTGTTTGAGagtcacacacatatatatgtatgataATGTAAGTTTTTCCTAACATGACCGATGTTATGGCTCAACCaatcttaaaatataaactacatttaaatatatattttgattatattatttcatttaattttggtcatgtttttgagttttttgtATTGATGTTATATATTTAATCATCACCACTCTATatcatattaaataaatataactttTTATACAATAttacattttcaaaatttttaaaagagtatCGTCcttaatattttatgtatttagtTTTCTTATATCGCTAGTATATGCATTAATTAGAACCTtgaatcttgatataaatttatttaatatattctaaaaaataatcaacatttttaatcaaatttattcatcaacaatggcaaaaaatttgaattttttgaaaatatttattttttaaaaatgttgatagaaaaataatatttgattttttttagataTCTTTTGTATATTTTTATTAGTGAGAGTTTCACTCAACCAAGATAAATAAGTTACTTTAACCACACAAAATTGTTATATCATTTCAGTACATATCTCAAATGATACAAACATTTCTCTGATATATGGTAAATTGTTGAGGATCGGTTGCGGTGTGGTGAACTTCTTTTGAGGATAGAATCGATTTGGGTGTGAATAGTAATTTCCAAACTGATTACACTGTTGCAGTTGAGCCCTGAATCTTCCAAATTGAGTTCAGTTGAGATTGGTCAATTGAACTGCTTCATTCTCGCGTGTCGATGTAAATTGCCAAACAAGTATTATGTGCGAAATGATGTCAACTAACAGATTAGTACTTGTGAACAAATGGTTTGATTTGAGTAGTGAGTGAGTGAGAGTGCTCTACTGAAAGTAAGATGTGCAAGTATTTGTTTTTGGATGTTCGAAACAAAATTTCCTATGTCACTCATTCTTTTTCCTTGGAAGCATCtactctagaagactttgactactATTACAACACTTTGTAAAGCCCACTCtaagactaggacttacacaTAATCGCCTATCCCAGAACTCTTAGACTCAAGAATCCAGCCCTCGACTGATCCTTATAATTGTAAGGTCCAAAGTCCACTagttcaataacgatataattaattaaattaatcgataTATTGCAGGTTAGTTTAGAAAATTTAgtttttatgtgttattatttgAATAATGTTAATGTCTGAAATTTATGTGAATGTatgattttaaaagtttttcatGTTGGTATTTAATTCTGGGTCATAGGAACGAATCTAGCCTTCGAACGAgtcaagtttaatattttacttaatatttaAGTTGATGTAGTGTATTCTATTAGTGGGCAATggaattttaatgttttttggAACTAATGGGCCGAActaagcccattagtcacaaactgAGTGAGCGTTCAAATCAGTTTCTTttctcagttttttttttctcaaaaatttggAACGCCGCTTTTTCCTTTCCCCTTTTCTCACGTTTCAAATTGTATCAAGAGCTAGGGCAAGATTTGTAACACCCCAAATTTATTACCAAATTAATTGGCAATTAAAATAGTTATTGAGttggaaaaatatttattgCGACCAATtgagttatagagtgtatttataaaatacataTCTGTGTTTTATTGAGTGtgttttagtgtgtgttttgAGATTTATAGCAAATCGATAATTTTTTGATTTGtactaatttatttgatgtcCAAATGGTAAAATTAGTCTCCATTCTGATATTTTCTGCTACACACACCCCACAATTATTAACATCATTCTCTGAAATTATTGTCTTTGACTAGTCAATTAGACttataatttctcaaattaattattaagttaaactTAGACCATGATCAGTCAACTCGGTCAAACATTCTTTTAAATTAAAGTATCttacataaataattattttaattccgatatctcaataattatatcAAAAATGCCAATATTACCAGATATCCGGAAATAGTCAAACCAATTGACtaattgacacgtgtattttataaatacactctataactcaATTGGCCGcaataaatatttttccaactcaataattattttaattgtcaattaatttgataataaatttttggggcgttacatacATGATCAttcctgttggtgccaaattgttgagaattggccgCCATGTTCTCGATTAAATTCCTCGCTTGTACCAgagttttatccacaaaaactccaccactggctgcgtctagcatactcctttcatgaggtaacaaaccttcatagcaatatttgattaataaattttcacttatctagtgctgcggacagctagcagaaagcttcttgaaccgctcccagtattcgtgcagtgattcccctgagtattgcttgattccatagatttaTTTCCGAATGTTCGCGGCTCTAGAGGctgggaaatatttttccagaaatattattttcatctccgtccaagtCGTGATAGAAACAGAGGGTAAATAGTATatccaatccttagcagcactcttcaaggagaaaggaaaggccctcagttgaatatgctcctctgtcactccatggggtttcatacttatgcagaccacatggaattccatcaagtgtttattagggtcttcacctgcaagaccatgaaaagaagacaataagtgaatcaatccagatttaagctcaaatgtagcattattttctaacgtaggaaaagtaatgcataaatgttgattgggatcaggagtgcctaattgtctaagactcagaTTAGCATTAGGAGTCATTTCTTCTTCTGGAAATTCTGTTCAAGCAACTTCTTCATGTTTCCTACGagcttctctccttcgcctgtgTAAAGTCCTTTCGATCTCCGGGTCGTAGAGAAGgtcttcttcagcaaaatcacctgaaagAATGAACGAGAGAgaaactagaaacaaagaaaagagaagagagtgagattaaacaaaacaaaataaaaagaaaaagaacacaataaattaaacaccgttcccccgcaacgacgccaaaatttggtagcgctaagtcgtgtcacgcccaaattacccaactcaaatcagataacaaaatgtgcagtagtgtgagtagggatcgttcccatgaagaaaaaaaatttaatgtgttctaaaataaaaagaaaggggatttttgagttttggaattaactactgaaaattcaagaaatttaaaagaaatattatcactatcatgcaagatttaAAAGTATgaggaaatcaataagaaacaagtcttggtatcggtcgactacacccttgatattaattcattcaatcatcgattcctaaaaataattaatccaatcaaatattcatcattgaaaatcaaatttctgttttaccttaatcttaattaattatacaccagcgttctaaattaaccctaaccaataaatcaacccggattccagcgatttatatttaaatttaaggtagcattcaaacgagtaaaactgatgaacctagacaacacaaataccagcgattgtatttaatctattcaagagttgttcctacgattcaAAAAATTCagcagcagaaaatattaaacgtagttgcttcgcaaattagttgattcaaacaattatggatttgaattttaatttagctatagtttgcatagcaaaatcctaagatgaccaatccgaaaatttcgcatacaaacatgaaataaaacagatcaactattgatactcaataaggattaaagcatgacaatcgaatctcatgaataaacaaaatcaagggcttgtattcctcaaccaagttctaaggtttagctacaatgattcatgaaaaattcgagaaaaattaaaagaaaggaagaaatcttgagagaaaattgtaatacaaaacctagccgccaaggagATATGCCAAAAGTCTGATAATGAAGTCTGAAAAATGGAATAAAATCCTAATAAAAGCTAgaatccaaaataaaagagtttctaaAATTAACAATTCTTTCCCGAACAGCGacgcttgctcgatcggtaaaatgtgaccgatcgagcgagccaaaaaatgTACTCCTACTATTTTGCGAATTCCGcgagccgctcgatcggtcaagtcTTGCAGATTGATCGGCCGAAAATTCCAGAGCCTACTGTTTTCAACTTCACATGCTCCGTTTGATCGGTTAAATGTTGCAGATCGATCGAGCGCTTCCCTTCAAAATAATTTCGTCATTCCCCTTTGCTCCATAGTTCGTCCATGCATCCGCTAAAACGCACAACCTAACCAACAAAATCGGGAAACCAACCATGTAGACACATAatatgcaatacgaacaaaatacttaattaaaacacataaacgaatgcaaaacaataacaaaataacattaaaataagcaacacaaacacaactatcagTTATGttaggtgcaatgactgtcgagttttgagatggaataggaagcgtttccatatgtctgtgcgctgtggaatgtcccagtcgagcatattggtggaagcttaccttagtcttgatttgtgtacagtgattgcgagtatgtttAACTACCAGGAGGATGGCCATCGATtaaattcatgggtgaataacctgtGATCGAGATGATGTAAATCATCAATGGTGCGATGATTTCCATTGCGGCATATGCACATGAATTCGCAGACCAATGAATCAAGAAAGGATTTTGTGACATGATTGTCACGTGAAGAGAGTTCCTTATGACGCAGTATTGAGTATACAAAGAAACGTGAACTATGATTTGCACTAGACATGGTGGGCTAAATTCCCATTATTTCTTGGGAAGCTTGTTTGCTTTGGTGGAGCATGGGAAGGATGACCAGTCTGGGAATCGTGTTGAATAGTTACGTTGGAATATAGCTTTGTGTCAACTAGATTCTTTTGGGGAGAAATTCGGGCTTTGTTATGTCAGCACATTGTCAGGAttggtgtttcctgactagaggtgatAGGCACCGAGAGCTTTTGAGAACCATTGGATGGTTAGATTCAATTAGTGATTCGATGAATGTCGtaagccagtcaggttatgacttggtctttgtCAGTCTAAGATTTTCCCTTGGGACAATGATTTCGGTCAAGAGGGTGTTTGTATCCTTAGTGATCAGTGAGATCGTGGTCAGGATGGAAGATATATCAGTGTGGCTGATACAGTCGGTAATTGGATCAAATGTGTCGTGTCGTTTGCGATTAACAATGGATAACTGAAGATAGTCAGTAGTGTTACGCAATTCTAGCAGTATTGCAGATGAATCAGCGCGGATTCTAAACCGAGTATAAGTTCCGATGAGGTTCAGTGATTAAGCATACCCTGCAGGTTTAGCGAGGTTTAGAGTtttcgaaggttattcgaccaGATGTTTCGAACCGGAACTATTGGTGAATTGGACAAGTGGTCTATattacgttctcgaggttctaCCCTAGATTTCAAGggcgaaatccttttaagggggggggggggggaatgtagtgacccgtatccataatttgtgattaatgagtatagtaatcatgtgatcatgttttgatttattaatacatgattaaggaaatttttgTTGGATTAAcgaacttcagaaatggattcagaatgatcggaaatggccCGGA comes from Henckelia pumila isolate YLH828 chromosome 4, ASM3356847v2, whole genome shotgun sequence and encodes:
- the LOC140867302 gene encoding heat shock cognate 70 kDa protein-like — translated: MSGENAAVGIDLGTTYSCVAVWQQNRVEVIPNDQGNRITPSCVYFNETERLIGDAAKNLAAFNPTNTVFDAKRLIGRRFSDSVVQKDLKLWPFKVVSHDDKPMIVVNYKGEEKQFAAEQISSMVLSKMKEIAEAFLGSTVKSAVITVPAYFNDSQRRATMDAGIISGLNVLRIIVEPTAAAIAYGLDKISCSHTERNVLIFDLGGGTFDVSLLTMVKSVFKVKSTAGNTHLGGEDFDSRMVNHFVEEFKRKHKRDMSNNPRALRRLRTGCERAKRNLSFTAQTTIGIDGLYDGIDFHSTITRAKFEELNMDLFEECIKDVEKCLNDSKIEKKRIHDVVLVGGSTRIPKVQQMLQDFFDGKELCKSIHPDEAVAYGAAVQAAILTGRGNQEIQELVLWDVTPLSLGVSANGGEMCVIVPRNTTIPTKKERGLTTLYDNQTSVLLSVYEGERPRVSDNFLLGKFCLSHIPPALRYVPKLKLCFDIDANGILNVSAEDKTTGEKNSITISNVKGMLSNIDIKRMLEEAERFKLDDEELKKKFAAKNSLENYVYGTRATYFTKKHAFNLSAADSKKIQDEFKSAMEWLDEHQIAEADTFDNKRKKLMSIWDPIISKFSAF